Below is a window of Pyrobaculum aerophilum str. IM2 DNA.
ACGTCAATTTAAAGAGGGCTTCTAACGGCGTCAAACTTTACTACCTGCCAGAGGTGTTACTATGATTGAAAAACTCATCGCAGAGGCGTCTAAATGCGTCTACTGCGGCTTCTGCGAGTTCGCCTGCCCCACCTACAGGGCTGTTCGAATGAGGCATTTCGGACCCAGGGGGCGTATTAACCTCATTAAAAACTTCGACGGGAAGTTGTCTAAAGAGGCCTATAAGGGGATAATGACGTGTCTCCTCTGCGGCGCGTGCGATCCCCAATGCCCCGCCGGGATAAAGATAACAGAGACTATTAGGGCTTTCAAAGTGTATTTAATATACAATTTGGCATCACAGCGTGTCTCCTCTTAACTCCATATAGCCGCTGTTCTCCCCTTTTTGGTAGGCCAAGTCTAGCACTTCCACTGGGAAGTACACCCTGAGGCCTAGCTTAGACAATTGTTGCAGACACGAGGGGCTTTCAATTAAAACGCCGTCTGGGGAGACGGCTTTCACCTCATCCCTCTTTCTCTCTAGAATTGCGTTGGCGATATCGCGGTGTCTAAGGGGGTACATGTTGCCGCCTCCGCAACACACGTCAGCGCTAGGCAATGGAGTTAAGACAAGCCCGGGCACTTTATACAGCGGTTTGAGGACTACGTCATGGGCCTTGGCCGCATTCATGAGGTGGCAACTGTGTTGTACTGCCAGTCTCATTTTCACTTCGCCGAGGTTGCCCCTCAAATCATGTGCTATTAATTGCATTACGTCCACCACTCTGCGGTCGCGCATATACCTAAGGAGCTCCGCTTGACACCCGCCGGAGTTGGGTACGGCTATTGCGTCTACGCTTAACTTCTCCGCGATTTTTAAATTCCTACGCGCCAATTCCTCTGCCTTCTCGAACTGCCCGCTGTGTCTATACGGAGCGCCGCAACAACTAAAACGCGGAACCACTACCTCGTAGCCGTTCCACGTAAGTACTCTAATTGCCGCCTCGACGACCCCCCTCCTGTAGCGCCACGCTACGCACTCATCTGAGACAAACAGGGCAACTCTCCCCTTGGCGTTGCCCTTGGCGTAGTAGATCTTACCAACTAAGTCCGATATGTCGCCCCCCGTAACTAAGGGCCTAAGCCCGGGCGGTAACGAGGCGGCAATAGGCACGATTTTTAAGCCAAGCCTTGTGTTTATGGCATTAAATAGCGGGATGTAGCGCTTATAGCTAACCGATTGCATTCCCTTTCTATATGCCTTGAAAAACTCCTCAAACACTGTGCCGTATTTCACGCCGGATGGACAGGCGGTTTCGCACCTGAGGCAATA
It encodes the following:
- a CDS encoding (Fe-S)-binding protein, whose protein sequence is MSAFDELYRCVHCGFCLPTCPTYLATGLEGNSPRGRLHLMRAVVEGRARAEGKLLEYLDSCVYCLRCETACPSGVKYGTVFEEFFKAYRKGMQSVSYKRYIPLFNAINTRLGLKIVPIAASLPPGLRPLVTGGDISDLVGKIYYAKGNAKGRVALFVSDECVAWRYRRGVVEAAIRVLTWNGYEVVVPRFSCCGAPYRHSGQFEKAEELARRNLKIAEKLSVDAIAVPNSGGCQAELLRYMRDRRVVDVMQLIAHDLRGNLGEVKMRLAVQHSCHLMNAAKAHDVVLKPLYKVPGLVLTPLPSADVCCGGGNMYPLRHRDIANAILERKRDEVKAVSPDGVLIESPSCLQQLSKLGLRVYFPVEVLDLAYQKGENSGYMELRGDTL
- a CDS encoding (Fe-S)-binding protein — its product is MIEKLIAEASKCVYCGFCEFACPTYRAVRMRHFGPRGRINLIKNFDGKLSKEAYKGIMTCLLCGACDPQCPAGIKITETIRAFKVYLIYNLASQRVSS